Proteins encoded in a region of the Salvelinus fontinalis isolate EN_2023a chromosome 17, ASM2944872v1, whole genome shotgun sequence genome:
- the hhatla gene encoding hedgehog acyltransferase like, a isoform X1 — MRLKAALPKLELYLYAAVLYLSLLWAGTWIWDASADNVNRKVFKKSVKPGWHYFGRKMDVADFEWVMWFTTFRNHILFALAGHVIFAKVCSLISPRIGMDDWYCKHRSLIYGLYGGLAVLVSMGGGFLALVLSHCFILYSVALVKRKWIVFVAGLASLATFKMEPFNTWQEGFVTGYFDLQDILFYGGSCFTIMRCMSFALENCEKKDGNYTFTDLLKYNFYLPFFYFGPIQTFDQYHVQANNPNLTRKQREMWNITTGALLHLGAILVVDMFFHYLYILTIPNDMKLVKQLSDWSLAGLAYSNLVYDWVKAAVMFGVINTVARLDHLDPPQPPKCITMLYVFAETHFDRGINDWLCKYVYDYIGGSHTNIFKELVATICTFVVTTLWLGPCELVYIWSFFNCFGLNLELWVDKIFSIPPFSNIEYAIGEAMSRRIRAVFGALNFWTIILYNILALNSLEFAKLVGKRLIVQGFPLSTLSVLFVTYCGVQLVKERERKQAFLDDPEPAAVPPTPQDLPEVIGKKKAE; from the exons ACAATGTGAACAGGAAGGTGTTCAAGAAGAGCGTGAAACCAGGATGGCACTACTTTGGCAGGAAAATG GACGTTGCTGATTTCGAATGGGTGATGTGGTTCACAACGTTCCGCAATCACATCCTATTCGCCCTCGCCGGTCATGTGATCTTTGCCAAAGTCTGCTCCCTGATATCTCCCAGG ATTGGTATGGATGATTGGTATTGCAAG CACAGGTCGTTGATCTATGGGTTGTACGGTGGCTTGGCGGTGTTGGTCAGTATGGGCGGGGGCTTCCTGGCTCTGGTCCTATCACACTGCTTCATCCTCTACAGCGTGGCTCTGGTCAAGAGGAAGTGGATCGTCTTCGTCGCCGGTCTCGCCAGCCTGGCCACCTTCAAGATGGAACCTTTTAATACCTGGCAG GAAGGTTTTGTGACGGGCTACTTCGACCTGCAAGACATCCTGTTCTACGGAGGATCCTGTTTCACCATAATGCGCTGTATGAGCTTTGCTCTGGAGAACTGTGAGAAGAAGGACGGCAACTACACCTTCACTGACCTGCTCAAGTATAACTTCTACCTTCCATTCTTCTACTTTGGACCCATCCAGACTTTCGATCAGTACCACGTTCAG GCCAACAACCCTAACCTGACCCGTAAGCAGAGAGAGATGTGGAACATTACCACCGGGGCTTTGTTGCACCTGGGAGCCATTTTGGTGGTGGACATGTTCTTCCactacctgtacatcctgacCATCCCCAATGACATGAAGCTGGTCAAGCAGCTGTCCGACTGGTCCTTGG CTGGTCTGgcctactctaacctggtgtatGACTGGGTGAAGGCAGCGGTGATGTTTGGGGTGATCAACACTGTGGCCAGACTTGATCATCTGGATCCTCCTCAGCCTCCTAAGTGTATCACCATGCTCTACGTGTTCGCTGAGAC GCACTTTGACAGAGGCATCAATGACTGGCTGTGCAA GTATGTTTACGACTACATTGGAGGAAGCCACACAAATATCTTCAAGGAGCTGGTGGCGACCATCTGTACGTTCGTTGTGACCACTTTGTGGCTGGGTCCATGTGAGCTGGTCTACATCTGGTCGTTCTTCAACTGCTTTGGTCTCAACCTGGAGCTCTGGGTGGACAAGATCTTCTCCATACCTCCCTTCTCCAACATCGAG TATGCCATAGGTGAGGCCATGTCTCGTAGAATCAGAGCCGTCTTCGGCGCCCTCAACTTCTGGACAATCATCCTCTACAACATCCTGGCTCTCAACAGTCTGGAGTTCGCCAAGCTGGTGGGAAAAAGACTGATAGTCCAAG GTTTCCCTCTGTCCACGCTGTCTGTACTGTTTGTGACCTACTGTGGTGTTCAGctggtgaaggagagggagagaaaacaagcCTTTTTGGATGACCCCGAGCCAGCGGCCGTGCCCCCTACACCCCAAGACCTGCCTGAGGTGATCGGAAAAAAGAAAGCTGAGTAA
- the hhatla gene encoding hedgehog acyltransferase like, a isoform X2 — translation MRLKAALPKLELYLYAAVLYLSLLWAGTWIWDASADNVNRKVFKKSVKPGWHYFGRKMDVADFEWVMWFTTFRNHILFALAGHVIFAKVCSLISPRHRSLIYGLYGGLAVLVSMGGGFLALVLSHCFILYSVALVKRKWIVFVAGLASLATFKMEPFNTWQEGFVTGYFDLQDILFYGGSCFTIMRCMSFALENCEKKDGNYTFTDLLKYNFYLPFFYFGPIQTFDQYHVQANNPNLTRKQREMWNITTGALLHLGAILVVDMFFHYLYILTIPNDMKLVKQLSDWSLAGLAYSNLVYDWVKAAVMFGVINTVARLDHLDPPQPPKCITMLYVFAETHFDRGINDWLCKYVYDYIGGSHTNIFKELVATICTFVVTTLWLGPCELVYIWSFFNCFGLNLELWVDKIFSIPPFSNIEYAIGEAMSRRIRAVFGALNFWTIILYNILALNSLEFAKLVGKRLIVQGFPLSTLSVLFVTYCGVQLVKERERKQAFLDDPEPAAVPPTPQDLPEVIGKKKAE, via the exons ACAATGTGAACAGGAAGGTGTTCAAGAAGAGCGTGAAACCAGGATGGCACTACTTTGGCAGGAAAATG GACGTTGCTGATTTCGAATGGGTGATGTGGTTCACAACGTTCCGCAATCACATCCTATTCGCCCTCGCCGGTCATGTGATCTTTGCCAAAGTCTGCTCCCTGATATCTCCCAGG CACAGGTCGTTGATCTATGGGTTGTACGGTGGCTTGGCGGTGTTGGTCAGTATGGGCGGGGGCTTCCTGGCTCTGGTCCTATCACACTGCTTCATCCTCTACAGCGTGGCTCTGGTCAAGAGGAAGTGGATCGTCTTCGTCGCCGGTCTCGCCAGCCTGGCCACCTTCAAGATGGAACCTTTTAATACCTGGCAG GAAGGTTTTGTGACGGGCTACTTCGACCTGCAAGACATCCTGTTCTACGGAGGATCCTGTTTCACCATAATGCGCTGTATGAGCTTTGCTCTGGAGAACTGTGAGAAGAAGGACGGCAACTACACCTTCACTGACCTGCTCAAGTATAACTTCTACCTTCCATTCTTCTACTTTGGACCCATCCAGACTTTCGATCAGTACCACGTTCAG GCCAACAACCCTAACCTGACCCGTAAGCAGAGAGAGATGTGGAACATTACCACCGGGGCTTTGTTGCACCTGGGAGCCATTTTGGTGGTGGACATGTTCTTCCactacctgtacatcctgacCATCCCCAATGACATGAAGCTGGTCAAGCAGCTGTCCGACTGGTCCTTGG CTGGTCTGgcctactctaacctggtgtatGACTGGGTGAAGGCAGCGGTGATGTTTGGGGTGATCAACACTGTGGCCAGACTTGATCATCTGGATCCTCCTCAGCCTCCTAAGTGTATCACCATGCTCTACGTGTTCGCTGAGAC GCACTTTGACAGAGGCATCAATGACTGGCTGTGCAA GTATGTTTACGACTACATTGGAGGAAGCCACACAAATATCTTCAAGGAGCTGGTGGCGACCATCTGTACGTTCGTTGTGACCACTTTGTGGCTGGGTCCATGTGAGCTGGTCTACATCTGGTCGTTCTTCAACTGCTTTGGTCTCAACCTGGAGCTCTGGGTGGACAAGATCTTCTCCATACCTCCCTTCTCCAACATCGAG TATGCCATAGGTGAGGCCATGTCTCGTAGAATCAGAGCCGTCTTCGGCGCCCTCAACTTCTGGACAATCATCCTCTACAACATCCTGGCTCTCAACAGTCTGGAGTTCGCCAAGCTGGTGGGAAAAAGACTGATAGTCCAAG GTTTCCCTCTGTCCACGCTGTCTGTACTGTTTGTGACCTACTGTGGTGTTCAGctggtgaaggagagggagagaaaacaagcCTTTTTGGATGACCCCGAGCCAGCGGCCGTGCCCCCTACACCCCAAGACCTGCCTGAGGTGATCGGAAAAAAGAAAGCTGAGTAA